A DNA window from Balneolaceae bacterium contains the following coding sequences:
- a CDS encoding OmpH family outer membrane protein: MFRKLTGLASLLLFLCVSLASAQVDRIEIGFVNTQEVMNQLPERQQIQDQLNTFIQQKQQELQQASTEFQNAVATYQQNQSGMTQDQINQREQELTQMEQNLNQLQQTAQQEIAQRRQELLGPIYERINQAIQAIAQQNGLDMVLSEITAQGSNIVYYSADSSMDITQQVIQRVNSQSPDTTGNGNAAQGNSGGN, translated from the coding sequence ATGTTTAGAAAGCTAACCGGACTTGCAAGTCTTTTACTGTTTTTATGCGTCTCCCTGGCCAGTGCCCAGGTGGATCGCATCGAAATCGGATTCGTAAACACCCAGGAAGTGATGAACCAGCTTCCCGAGCGCCAGCAGATCCAGGACCAGCTGAACACCTTCATCCAGCAGAAGCAGCAGGAGCTGCAGCAGGCTTCCACCGAATTCCAAAACGCAGTGGCCACCTACCAGCAGAACCAGTCCGGCATGACCCAGGATCAGATCAACCAGCGGGAGCAGGAGCTGACCCAGATGGAACAGAACCTGAATCAGCTTCAACAAACCGCCCAGCAGGAGATAGCCCAGAGGCGCCAGGAGCTGCTGGGACCCATCTACGAGCGTATCAACCAGGCCATCCAGGCCATCGCCCAGCAGAACGGGCTGGACATGGTGCTTAGTGAGATCACCGCCCAGGGCAGCAACATTGTTTACTACTCGGCCGATTCCAGTATGGACATTACCCAGCAGGTGATCCAGCGCGTGAACAGCCAGTCGCCCGACACCACCGGCAACGGCAACGCAGCCCAGGGCAATTCGGGCGGCAACTGA
- a CDS encoding PHP domain-containing protein: MDKADLHIHTTASDGKSSPEEILALADRMKLACIAITDHDTLDGYREAKELSGDYEVELIPGIEITAGWEGRECHLLAYAFDPAHESMAGLCRRHRRARLERGKWIIEQLSREGIDLDIEEVKVEASWGNIGRPHIASLLVKKGYVASPREAFIRYLGDHALGPIENDYFDFAEAVRRVKEAGGAAVLAHPGKLYSPHERRELAGLGLDGIEVIHPSHDWETQKELESFAEQQDLLVTGGSDFHGEADGYHGRFGVVAVARSHADRLQRLAASRQPEPAEQP; the protein is encoded by the coding sequence GTGGACAAGGCTGACCTGCACATTCATACCACTGCCTCCGACGGGAAATCCTCGCCGGAGGAGATTCTGGCGCTGGCCGACCGCATGAAGCTGGCCTGCATCGCCATCACCGACCACGACACCCTCGACGGTTACCGGGAGGCGAAGGAGCTGTCGGGTGACTATGAGGTGGAGCTCATCCCCGGTATCGAGATCACGGCCGGCTGGGAGGGACGCGAGTGTCACCTGCTGGCCTACGCCTTTGACCCCGCGCACGAGTCCATGGCGGGTCTCTGCCGTCGCCACCGGCGGGCGCGCCTGGAGCGCGGCAAGTGGATCATCGAACAACTTTCCCGGGAGGGCATTGACCTGGACATTGAAGAGGTGAAGGTGGAGGCCAGCTGGGGAAACATCGGGCGCCCGCACATCGCCTCCCTGCTGGTCAAGAAAGGTTATGTAGCCTCTCCCCGCGAGGCCTTCATCCGCTACCTGGGCGACCACGCCCTGGGTCCTATAGAAAACGACTATTTTGACTTCGCAGAAGCCGTGCGGCGGGTAAAGGAGGCGGGGGGTGCGGCTGTGCTGGCCCATCCCGGCAAGCTCTATTCGCCCCATGAGCGTCGGGAGCTCGCCGGACTTGGACTGGACGGCATCGAGGTCATTCACCCCAGCCACGACTGGGAGACCCAGAAGGAGCTGGAATCCTTCGCCGAACAGCAGGACTTGCTGGTTACCGGCGGCAGCGACTTTCACGGGGAGGCCGACGGCTACCACGGACGCTTCGGGGTGGTGGCGGTGGCCCGCTCGCACGCCGACCGCCTGCAGCGCCTGGCCGCCTCCCGACAACCGGAACCTGCAGAGCAGCCATGA
- the ribH gene encoding 6,7-dimethyl-8-ribityllumazine synthase gives MSITELEGDTEDRGWRIGIAVARWNSFVTDKLLEGALEALRDCGVSDDRIVVAHCPGSYELPLTARRLLAHTDGVLALGAVIRGETSHFDYVCDAANRGVLKLNMEEDKPVTFGVLTTDTVEQAQERSGQRGEKGNKGAEAAWSLLEMLSLLDNIDEL, from the coding sequence ATGAGTATAACCGAACTGGAAGGCGATACGGAAGACCGCGGCTGGCGCATCGGCATCGCGGTGGCCCGCTGGAACTCCTTTGTCACCGACAAGCTGCTGGAGGGAGCCCTGGAGGCCCTGCGCGACTGCGGCGTGAGCGATGACCGTATCGTGGTGGCGCACTGCCCGGGCTCCTACGAGCTGCCCCTCACGGCCAGGCGCCTGCTGGCGCACACCGACGGGGTGCTGGCCCTGGGCGCCGTCATACGCGGCGAAACCTCGCACTTTGACTACGTCTGCGATGCGGCCAACAGGGGCGTGCTGAAGCTGAATATGGAAGAGGACAAGCCCGTGACCTTCGGGGTGCTGACCACCGATACGGTGGAACAGGCACAGGAGCGGTCGGGTCAGCGCGGGGAGAAGGGGAACAAGGGGGCCGAAGCGGCGTGGAGCCTCCTGGAAATGCTTTCGCTGCTGGACAATATCGATGAGCTGTGA
- the bamA gene encoding outer membrane protein assembly factor BamA: MFQEFSGTSTFGFLIVMLFVLGAADLQAQVQTCSSDFQITNPLQVNPTQYTVQDVEVEGNATVSDNFVISQSGLDIGSTITHPGEDIPNAIRQLHNSGLFTNICITQTRLEGTNIYLRISLQEQPRLQGYELRNIKRSQREDLRERIMLQPGFAVTEASEAQAVNTINRFYRQKGYWSTQVEVSTSEVDTVTNRVDLIFDIDPGERLEIKDITFTGNENFSDKTLRKELDAIQEDKWWKFFSKKLFKEEDFETAQTNLENFYTQNGYIDFRILDDSVYTYEYKEGKQGIRVNMEVAEGPQYHLRSLTFEGNTIFPTQTLRQIMDMEKGDVYNQTKFQKNLGQWQGQGGPQTDIRTLYSNRGYLFFQAFPDIQMVEGDSVDIHITMTEDEQAEIRRVSFSGNTKTHDDVVRRSLRTIPGKVYNEAMVIRTVRELGQLGYFQPESVRPNLSPDQQNHTVDIFYQLNESQSTDNFELSGGFGGRGIGLILSTRFNFNNFSLSRALRGEGWDPIPSGDGQSLTVGAQITGSGYKSFNAGFQEPWLGGNPISLGVNASYDLIRYRNSDIRNELFQGSVSIGRRLTWPDDYFSQQLSLSYQNYDVTGGTSFLAEGTSSIISLRHMLERNSVDNPIAPTGGSKLQFSVEVAPPLPGFSQYYKAKTLYENHTNIIGNLVLTNTVEFGYLGYLGSKRRSEFQRYILGGTPMQQRQSFLQDNIDLRGFPGGRNGSISPRQDGEAVGGRLFSKYTMELRIRAVNEQQLQVIPYTFIDAGNAYLNVEDFSPFDVKRATGVGVRLFLPVLGLVDLSYGYRMDGIPGTGVRAGEWQFLFNIGSPFQ, translated from the coding sequence GTGTTTCAGGAGTTCTCAGGCACCTCAACATTCGGTTTTCTTATTGTCATGCTCTTTGTCCTGGGCGCCGCCGACCTCCAAGCCCAGGTTCAGACCTGTTCCTCTGACTTTCAGATCACCAATCCCCTCCAGGTCAATCCGACCCAGTATACGGTACAGGACGTGGAGGTGGAGGGCAATGCGACCGTGAGTGACAATTTCGTGATTTCCCAGTCCGGGCTGGACATTGGCAGCACCATTACCCACCCGGGCGAGGACATTCCCAACGCCATCCGCCAGCTCCACAACTCGGGGCTCTTTACCAACATCTGCATTACGCAGACCCGGTTGGAGGGCACCAACATCTATCTGCGCATTTCGCTGCAGGAACAGCCGCGGCTGCAGGGCTACGAACTGCGCAATATCAAGCGCTCCCAGCGCGAGGACCTGCGCGAGCGCATTATGTTGCAGCCCGGATTTGCGGTGACCGAGGCCTCGGAGGCCCAGGCCGTGAATACCATCAACCGCTTCTACCGGCAAAAGGGGTACTGGTCAACCCAGGTGGAGGTAAGCACCAGCGAGGTGGATACGGTGACCAACCGGGTAGACCTGATCTTCGACATTGACCCGGGGGAACGCCTTGAGATCAAGGACATCACCTTCACCGGCAATGAGAACTTCAGCGACAAGACTCTTCGTAAGGAGCTGGATGCCATTCAGGAAGACAAGTGGTGGAAGTTCTTCTCCAAGAAGCTCTTCAAGGAGGAGGATTTCGAGACGGCGCAGACCAACCTGGAGAATTTCTATACCCAGAACGGGTATATCGACTTCCGCATTCTGGACGATTCGGTCTATACCTACGAGTACAAGGAGGGCAAGCAGGGCATTCGTGTGAACATGGAGGTGGCCGAAGGTCCCCAGTACCACCTACGCAGTCTGACGTTCGAGGGCAATACAATCTTCCCGACGCAGACACTCCGGCAGATCATGGACATGGAAAAGGGGGACGTCTACAACCAGACGAAGTTCCAGAAAAACCTGGGTCAATGGCAGGGTCAGGGCGGCCCGCAGACCGACATCCGCACGCTCTACAGCAATCGGGGATACCTCTTTTTCCAGGCCTTTCCCGACATACAGATGGTGGAGGGAGATTCGGTGGATATCCATATTACCATGACTGAGGACGAACAGGCGGAAATACGCCGCGTCTCCTTCTCCGGCAATACCAAGACGCACGACGACGTGGTGCGGCGCTCCCTGCGCACCATCCCCGGCAAGGTCTATAATGAGGCGATGGTGATCCGCACCGTACGGGAACTGGGACAGCTCGGCTACTTCCAGCCTGAGTCGGTCCGTCCCAACCTGAGTCCCGACCAGCAGAATCATACGGTAGACATCTTCTACCAACTCAACGAATCGCAGAGTACCGACAATTTCGAACTTTCCGGCGGTTTCGGAGGGCGCGGCATCGGTCTGATTCTGTCCACCCGCTTCAACTTCAACAATTTTTCACTTTCCCGCGCCCTGCGCGGGGAGGGATGGGACCCCATTCCCTCCGGCGACGGACAGAGTCTCACCGTGGGCGCCCAGATTACCGGGAGCGGTTACAAGAGTTTCAACGCCGGGTTTCAGGAACCCTGGCTGGGTGGAAATCCCATCTCGCTGGGCGTGAACGCCAGCTACGATCTGATCCGCTACCGCAACAGCGACATCCGCAACGAGCTTTTCCAGGGCAGCGTCTCCATCGGGCGTCGCCTCACATGGCCGGACGACTACTTCAGTCAGCAACTTTCACTCTCCTACCAGAATTACGATGTGACCGGAGGTACCAGCTTCCTGGCAGAGGGGACGTCCAGCATCATCAGCCTGCGACACATGCTTGAACGCAATTCGGTGGATAATCCCATCGCCCCAACCGGGGGTTCCAAGCTGCAGTTCTCGGTGGAAGTGGCGCCTCCTCTTCCCGGCTTTTCCCAGTACTACAAGGCTAAGACGCTGTATGAAAACCATACGAACATTATAGGCAACCTGGTGCTGACCAATACCGTCGAATTCGGCTACCTGGGCTATCTGGGAAGTAAACGACGCAGTGAATTCCAGCGCTATATCCTGGGCGGCACGCCCATGCAGCAGCGACAGAGTTTCCTTCAGGACAACATCGACCTGAGGGGCTTTCCCGGGGGACGCAACGGCTCCATATCGCCCCGCCAGGATGGCGAGGCGGTGGGAGGGCGCCTTTTCAGCAAGTATACCATGGAGCTGCGCATCCGCGCGGTCAACGAACAGCAGCTTCAGGTGATTCCCTACACCTTTATTGATGCGGGCAACGCCTACCTTAACGTGGAGGACTTTTCGCCCTTCGATGTGAAGCGAGCTACCGGCGTGGGCGTGCGCCTCTTTCTGCCTGTCCTCGGATTGGTAGACCTGAGTTACGGTTATCGTATGGACGGCATACCGGGCACAGGAGTGCGCGCCGGCGAGTGGCAGTTCCTCTTCAACATCGGCTCGCCTTTCCAATGA
- a CDS encoding OmpH family outer membrane protein, with the protein MVRRTITLFILTLFVGLAAWVPATEAQVRQTSIGFVDPLTVLQRMPDFAAVQQSLQNFRERKQAELAQKEQDFQTAISEYQQKSAVISDAAAAKEEERLGQLSADLQQFEQQVNQEVQQKQQELLNPLFEKIQGAIDAVAEQQGLDYVLNTRTYQGDMIILYASQDMRQNNDITDQVMQQLGI; encoded by the coding sequence ATGGTACGACGCACAATTACGCTATTCATTCTCACTCTATTCGTAGGGCTGGCCGCCTGGGTTCCGGCCACGGAGGCCCAGGTCCGCCAGACCAGCATCGGTTTCGTGGATCCCCTTACGGTACTTCAGCGCATGCCCGATTTTGCGGCGGTGCAGCAGAGCCTGCAGAATTTCCGCGAACGCAAACAGGCCGAGTTGGCCCAGAAGGAGCAGGATTTTCAGACCGCTATCTCCGAGTACCAGCAGAAATCAGCTGTCATCTCCGATGCGGCCGCTGCCAAGGAGGAGGAGCGGTTGGGACAGCTCAGCGCCGACCTTCAGCAGTTTGAGCAGCAGGTCAACCAGGAAGTGCAGCAGAAGCAGCAGGAGCTGCTGAACCCGCTCTTCGAGAAGATCCAGGGCGCCATCGACGCGGTGGCCGAGCAGCAGGGTCTGGACTACGTGCTGAATACCCGCACCTACCAGGGCGACATGATCATTCTCTACGCCTCGCAGGATATGCGCCAGAACAATGACATCACCGACCAGGTGATGCAGCAACTCGGTATTTAA
- a CDS encoding OmpH family outer membrane protein, with amino-acid sequence MLAVMLAALAAPEAQAQEQKIGYVNTDQLLEKLPDYEGIREQLQLLAADWKKELASKENEIDRLRAQFQQREILFSDSVRIQRQGEIEALVQERQRYMEQHFGPDGDYFQRQQELLKPLQQRIMEAVGVVAQRQEFDFVFDRARQSSMLFGGEEWNLNEAVLRQMGISPDETSN; translated from the coding sequence GTGCTGGCCGTGATGCTGGCTGCGCTTGCGGCGCCCGAAGCCCAGGCGCAGGAGCAAAAAATCGGATATGTAAACACCGACCAGCTCCTGGAGAAGTTGCCTGACTACGAGGGCATACGTGAACAGTTGCAGCTTCTTGCTGCGGACTGGAAAAAGGAACTTGCTTCCAAGGAGAATGAAATTGACCGCCTGAGAGCGCAATTTCAGCAACGCGAGATACTATTCAGCGATTCCGTACGTATACAAAGACAGGGCGAGATCGAAGCCCTTGTGCAGGAGCGCCAGCGTTACATGGAGCAGCACTTTGGACCCGATGGTGACTATTTTCAGAGACAGCAGGAGCTCCTGAAGCCGCTTCAGCAGCGGATCATGGAAGCTGTCGGCGTGGTGGCGCAGCGCCAGGAGTTTGACTTTGTGTTTGACCGGGCCCGCCAGTCATCCATGCTTTTCGGCGGCGAGGAGTGGAACCTCAACGAAGCGGTGCTCCGTCAGATGGGCATCAGCCCCGATGAAACAAGCAATTGA
- a CDS encoding ribonuclease HII, with translation MDRFKMEKKLWEEGYRRVMGLDEAGRGCLSGPVVAAGVIFEPGSGPGLEELRDSKTLELSDRERLAELVKERAAWWSVQQCSPGEIDELNILHASLRAMVRCTEQEGGEPDYLLVDGNRFPDGLLPRRCVVGGDDRSASIAAASILAKVHRDRLMKKLHETYPHYGWKTNVGYPTREHYRGLAEHGITPHHRRTFRLRTEKIYRED, from the coding sequence ATGGACCGATTCAAGATGGAAAAAAAGCTCTGGGAGGAGGGATACCGTCGGGTCATGGGACTCGACGAGGCGGGGCGCGGGTGCCTGTCGGGTCCGGTGGTGGCCGCCGGGGTGATCTTCGAGCCGGGCAGCGGACCGGGACTGGAGGAGCTGCGTGACAGCAAGACCCTGGAGCTTTCCGACCGCGAGCGGCTGGCGGAGCTGGTAAAGGAGCGGGCCGCCTGGTGGAGCGTGCAGCAGTGCTCGCCCGGGGAGATCGACGAGCTGAATATTCTTCACGCCTCCCTGCGGGCCATGGTTCGATGCACCGAACAGGAGGGGGGCGAGCCCGACTATCTGCTGGTGGACGGCAACCGTTTTCCCGATGGACTTCTGCCCCGGCGCTGCGTGGTGGGGGGCGACGACCGGTCGGCGAGCATTGCCGCGGCCTCCATCCTGGCCAAGGTGCACCGTGACCGCCTGATGAAAAAGCTACACGAGACGTATCCTCACTACGGGTGGAAGACCAACGTGGGCTACCCCACGCGCGAGCACTACCGGGGACTGGCCGAGCACGGCATCACCCCGCACCACCGTCGCACCTTTCGGCTGCGCACGGAGAAGATCTACAGGGAGGATTAG
- a CDS encoding isoprenyl transferase produces the protein METISLTNKAQDRADLKKQEALKESGKVPAHVAIIMDGNGRWAKRRGNLRSFGHKAGVDSVRDITEACAQIGVKYLTLYAFSTENWGRPRTEVNALLKLLANSLRKEAENLNRNNIRLNTIGQIDRFPSRCKRELEEAMELTRGNDRLHLCLALSYSGRWDIVEAVKKLAQEVKEGGLEPDQIDDELLSSHLSTADIPDPDLIIRTSGEYRISNFLLWQLAYSELYITETYWPDFRRDELYNAIHSFQERDRRFGKLNGKKSSGSFVQELTT, from the coding sequence TTGGAAACTATTTCGCTGACAAATAAGGCGCAAGACCGTGCCGATCTGAAGAAACAGGAAGCACTCAAGGAGTCGGGGAAAGTGCCCGCGCATGTCGCCATCATTATGGACGGCAACGGCCGCTGGGCCAAGCGGAGAGGCAACCTCCGCTCGTTCGGCCATAAGGCGGGCGTCGATTCGGTACGCGACATTACCGAAGCCTGCGCTCAGATCGGCGTGAAATACCTCACCCTCTACGCCTTCTCCACCGAAAACTGGGGCCGTCCCCGTACCGAGGTGAACGCCCTCCTCAAGCTACTGGCCAACTCCCTTCGCAAGGAAGCCGAAAACCTAAACAGGAACAACATCCGCCTGAACACCATCGGGCAGATCGACCGCTTCCCCTCCCGCTGCAAGCGGGAACTGGAGGAGGCCATGGAGCTGACCCGGGGCAACGACCGGCTGCATCTCTGCCTGGCCCTGAGCTACTCAGGCCGATGGGATATCGTGGAGGCCGTCAAGAAGCTGGCCCAGGAGGTCAAGGAGGGGGGGCTGGAGCCCGACCAGATTGACGACGAACTGCTCAGCTCCCACCTGTCGACGGCCGATATTCCCGATCCCGACCTCATCATTCGCACCAGCGGTGAATACCGCATCAGCAACTTCCTGCTTTGGCAGCTCGCCTATTCCGAACTCTATATCACGGAAACCTACTGGCCTGATTTTCGCCGCGACGAGCTCTACAACGCCATTCACTCCTTCCAGGAAAGGGATCGCCGCTTCGGGAAACTCAATGGCAAGAAATCGTCCGGATCGTTCGTTCAAGAGCTGACAACCTAA
- a CDS encoding VWA domain-containing protein: MHFKYQEWDERFARIDGSNPFDSLWELFQELLTIASGDVAQAMRWLTQLDEDYNITEEFEDYALGDFIEELENRGYIRPDQNEQVMVITRKTERALRQRSLEEIFRNLDKGAAGGHQTPHAGKGLERQPETRDWKPGDDLGHIDSVGTMMNMLRHSSIDRFNLREDDLRMHETDHNTAVATVLLIDLSHSMILYGEDRITPAKKVAMALSELIMNNYSSDSLDIVAFGNEAWQVEVEDLPYLKVGPYHTNTQQALQLARHILHRRKYANKQVFMITDGKPSCIIENGKMYKNSFGLDRKIINRVLDEAVKCRRDDIEITTFMIARDPYLQNFVRELTEANKGRAYFASLDELGGYIFEDYIRNRKRRIS, translated from the coding sequence ATGCATTTCAAGTACCAAGAGTGGGATGAGCGCTTTGCCCGTATAGACGGATCGAATCCCTTCGACTCCCTCTGGGAGCTCTTCCAGGAGCTGCTCACCATCGCCAGCGGCGACGTGGCCCAGGCCATGCGCTGGCTCACCCAGCTCGACGAAGATTACAATATTACCGAGGAGTTTGAGGACTATGCCCTCGGTGATTTCATTGAGGAGCTGGAAAACCGGGGCTATATACGACCAGACCAGAATGAGCAGGTCATGGTCATCACCCGCAAGACCGAACGCGCACTGCGGCAGCGCTCCCTGGAAGAGATCTTCCGCAACCTGGACAAGGGTGCGGCGGGGGGACACCAGACCCCGCATGCAGGCAAGGGCCTCGAGCGTCAGCCCGAGACGCGCGACTGGAAGCCCGGCGACGACCTTGGCCACATCGACAGCGTCGGTACCATGATGAACATGCTGCGCCACAGCAGCATCGACCGATTCAACCTGCGCGAGGACGACCTCCGCATGCACGAGACCGACCACAACACCGCCGTAGCCACTGTGCTGCTCATCGACCTGAGCCACTCCATGATCCTCTACGGTGAGGACCGCATCACCCCCGCCAAGAAGGTGGCCATGGCCCTCTCCGAGCTCATCATGAACAACTATTCATCGGACTCCCTCGACATTGTGGCATTCGGCAACGAAGCCTGGCAAGTGGAGGTGGAGGACCTTCCCTACCTCAAGGTGGGTCCCTACCACACCAATACCCAGCAGGCCCTGCAGCTGGCCCGTCACATCCTGCACCGGCGCAAATACGCCAACAAGCAGGTGTTCATGATCACCGACGGCAAACCCTCCTGCATCATCGAGAATGGGAAAATGTATAAGAACAGTTTCGGGCTGGACCGCAAGATTATCAACCGGGTGCTGGACGAGGCCGTGAAGTGCCGGAGGGACGATATCGAAATCACCACCTTCATGATCGCGCGCGATCCCTACCTTCAGAACTTTGTGCGCGAGCTTACCGAAGCCAACAAGGGGCGCGCCTACTTCGCCTCCCTGGACGAGCTGGGCGGGTACATTTTCGAGGACTACATCCGCAACCGCAAGCGCCGCATCTCCTAA
- a CDS encoding PAS domain S-box protein: MSYDFAHISPGAAQDRKTAKPVILVCMSNEADFRQLSNRMSDNYLVVQSNRGLESIRFDLCLADRSYLQENLGAVRRCRESSAPAFLPFVLLEHDTSWLGHDDPVMSLVADVVPVPVSPTILRSRLDTLLQTRSYSLQLVRQNRKLNEERSFINRAIQSLPGLFYVMDDNLNMVRWNENLERELGYGGEELRQMKPTDFVQPGEGPRVRAALQRAIEHGSAELELNLRSSRGDFMPYFVTGKVFERNGERFLVGTCTNLTDLRDAESERDRQASLLQNLFEHSPTAIALLDDEERVVSVNRRFQSMFGYTESEAKGRIINELITPEGEEVDQHELLEHHEQTGDKMQFESMRRHKDGSPVPVLIGAVPIRNGDTSESLGSYVLYTDMSLQKATEEKLSDSRQRWESLVNNDPDLIQITRPDGIILYINPAGARFYGVDDPEELKGENYFDLLDIDDTAKARDRIRRVLNGETFPPREYRITTPDGIDRYIEVQAVPITLENGEAALQQVGQDLTERIRYEQELEQSLTDREVLLQEIHHRVKNNLAVVSGLLQMQRFDSEDPDLIEALLASEMRIKSMALIHEKLYNSNSLSNISLEPYLRDLIDTMQGTLELGSRVEVELTCDAIALNVNQAVPCALILNELLSNALKHAFGKEEEGQIYIRVQKEGAKVRVTVHDSGPGIPPEVTEEEGGSMGFTIVRTLVDQLGSSLRIEERQGAHLSFAFEPESSRGSSSALVEREEG, translated from the coding sequence GTGTCCTACGACTTCGCACACATATCGCCAGGCGCTGCTCAGGACCGGAAGACCGCCAAACCGGTGATCCTGGTCTGTATGAGCAACGAGGCCGATTTCAGGCAGCTCAGCAACAGAATGTCCGACAACTACCTGGTGGTGCAGTCCAACCGCGGGCTGGAGAGTATCCGTTTTGATCTCTGCCTGGCCGACCGTTCCTACCTCCAGGAAAACCTGGGCGCGGTCCGCCGATGCCGGGAGTCCTCCGCCCCTGCCTTCCTGCCCTTCGTGCTGCTGGAACATGATACCAGCTGGCTCGGCCACGACGACCCGGTGATGAGCCTGGTTGCCGACGTGGTTCCGGTACCCGTCTCCCCCACCATCCTGCGCTCCCGGCTGGATACGCTGCTGCAGACCCGTTCCTACTCCCTGCAACTGGTGCGGCAGAACCGCAAACTGAACGAGGAGCGCTCCTTCATCAACCGCGCCATCCAGAGCCTTCCCGGACTCTTTTACGTAATGGACGACAACCTGAACATGGTCCGGTGGAACGAAAACCTGGAGCGCGAGCTGGGTTACGGCGGAGAGGAGCTTCGCCAGATGAAACCCACTGATTTCGTACAGCCGGGAGAGGGCCCGCGCGTGCGCGCCGCACTGCAACGGGCCATAGAACACGGCTCGGCGGAACTGGAGCTGAACCTCAGGTCCAGCAGGGGCGACTTCATGCCCTATTTCGTAACGGGAAAGGTATTCGAACGCAATGGGGAGAGATTCCTCGTAGGCACCTGCACCAACCTCACCGATCTCAGGGACGCTGAATCCGAACGGGACCGGCAGGCCAGTCTGCTGCAGAACCTCTTCGAGCACTCCCCCACCGCCATTGCGCTGCTGGACGATGAGGAGCGGGTGGTCTCGGTGAACCGGCGATTCCAGAGCATGTTCGGCTACACCGAATCGGAAGCGAAAGGCAGGATCATCAACGAACTTATCACCCCTGAAGGAGAGGAGGTGGACCAGCATGAGCTGCTGGAACATCACGAGCAAACAGGGGATAAAATGCAGTTCGAATCGATGCGCCGTCACAAAGACGGCAGCCCGGTACCTGTGCTCATTGGCGCCGTGCCTATCCGCAACGGGGACACCTCGGAATCGCTCGGCAGCTACGTTCTCTACACCGACATGAGCCTGCAGAAAGCGACTGAGGAAAAGCTCTCGGACAGCCGGCAGCGCTGGGAAAGCCTGGTAAACAACGATCCCGATCTTATTCAAATCACACGCCCGGACGGCATAATCCTGTATATTAACCCGGCCGGCGCCCGCTTTTACGGCGTGGACGACCCGGAAGAACTGAAGGGGGAGAACTACTTTGACCTGCTGGACATCGACGACACGGCCAAGGCGCGCGACCGCATCCGCCGCGTGCTGAACGGGGAGACCTTCCCCCCCAGGGAGTACCGCATCACCACGCCCGACGGCATCGACCGGTACATTGAGGTGCAGGCCGTCCCCATTACGCTGGAGAACGGGGAGGCTGCCCTGCAGCAGGTGGGCCAGGACCTGACCGAACGTATCCGCTACGAGCAAGAGCTGGAGCAGTCACTGACAGACCGCGAGGTGCTGCTCCAGGAAATCCACCACCGCGTCAAGAACAACCTCGCCGTGGTATCGGGCCTGCTGCAGATGCAGCGCTTCGATTCGGAAGATCCCGATCTCATTGAAGCCCTTCTTGCCAGCGAAATGCGCATCAAATCCATGGCCCTCATCCATGAGAAACTCTACAACTCCAACTCCCTTTCCAACATCTCCCTGGAGCCCTACCTCAGGGACCTGATCGATACCATGCAGGGCACCCTCGAGCTGGGATCCCGGGTGGAGGTCGAGCTGACCTGCGACGCCATTGCCCTGAACGTCAACCAGGCGGTGCCCTGCGCCCTTATCCTCAACGAGCTGCTCTCCAACGCCCTCAAGCACGCCTTCGGCAAGGAGGAAGAGGGACAGATCTACATTCGTGTGCAAAAGGAGGGAGCAAAAGTCCGTGTCACCGTACATGACAGCGGACCAGGCATCCCGCCTGAGGTGACGGAGGAGGAGGGCGGATCGATGGGCTTTACCATCGTACGCACGCTGGTGGACCAGCTCGGTTCCAGCCTTCGGATCGAAGAACGCCAGGGCGCGCACCTCTCCTTCGCCTTCGAGCCGGAATCGAGCCGCGGCTCATCCAGCGCACTGGTAGAACGCGAAGAAGGCTAG